The Daucus carota subsp. sativus chromosome 7, DH1 v3.0, whole genome shotgun sequence genome window below encodes:
- the LOC108193871 gene encoding uncharacterized protein LOC108193871 has translation MENRPTIMVTNDDGIDGAGLQALVQVLVSTNRYQVFVCAPESERSAFSHSITWQHPLQVKQVEIQGATAFAVSGTPADCASLGISKALFPVVPDLVISGINKGSNCGYHIVYSGTVAGAREAFFQGLPSISISYDWVGGKSTVNDFKLSAEACLPIINAILVEIKSKTYPQKCFLNVDLPTDVLNHKGYKLTKQGKSIIKMGWKKITSEAQVGKILSTMTMEADTSNIDMNATKVSQGSQNNLLYMREIVGVQVGEIDTDYSSLQEGYITVSPLSALTHVETDCEAYFKMWLPGVTERFSASAL, from the exons ATGGAAAATCGGCCGACGATCATGGTGACAAACGACGACGGAATAGACGGCGCCGGCCTGCAAGCTCTGGTTCAAGTCCTCGTCTCCACAAACCGTTATCAAGTCTTTGTCTGCGCTCCTGAATC GGAAAGGTCAGCTTTTAGTCATAGTATTACTTGGCAACATCCTCTCCAGGTCAAGCAAGTAGAAATTCAGGGAGCAACAGCCTTTGCAGTTTCTG GGACTCCAGCAGACTGTGCTTCTTTGGGAATCTCCAAAGCTCTTTTTCCTGTGGTGCCTGATCTG GTCATTAGTGGCATCAACAAGGGTAGCAACTGCGGTTACCACAT TGTGTATTCTGGAACAGTAGCAGGTGCCCGAGAGGCCTTTTTCCAAGGTTTACCTTCTATCTCAATATCATACGACTG GGTCGGGGGTAAGAGCACTGTTAATGACTTCAAACTTTCTGCCGAAGCTTGCTTACCCATTATAAATGCAATTTTGGTCGAAATTAAAAGCAAAACATATCCTCAGAAGTGCTTTCTGAATGTAGATCTGCCTACAGATGTTTTGAATCATAAG GGATATAAGTTGACAAAGCAAGGAAAAAGTATCATCAAAATGGGTTGGAAGAAAATTACTTCTGAGGCACAGGTTGGAAAAATATTGTCAACAATGACTATGGAAGCAGATACATCAAACATCGACATGAATGCTACAAAAGTATCACAAGGATCTCAAAACAATCTCCTTTACATGCGAGAA ATTGTAGGTGTCCAAGTGGGAGAAATAGATACAGACTACTCCTCCCTTCAAGAAGGATAT ATAACTGTTTCCCCTCTTAGTGCATTGACTCACGTAGAGACAGACTGTGAAGCATACTTCAAAATGTGGCTTCCAGGTGTTACAGAGCGCTTCTCTGCTTCAGCTCTGTGA